One genomic window of Lytechinus variegatus isolate NC3 chromosome 1, Lvar_3.0, whole genome shotgun sequence includes the following:
- the LOC121419821 gene encoding uncharacterized protein LOC121419821 produces MADLPEDRLSPAPPFTYAGVDCFGPWLIKEGRKELKRYGLIFTCMASRGIHIEVLHSLSTDSFINGLRRFISVRGPVRQLRCDRGTNFVGAEAEFKRCAESSEKQVKDFLLKEGCDFIAFKFNVPASSHMGGVWERQIRSIRQVLDVLLHQAGQQLDDESLRTLMCEAAAIVNSRPLTTDLLNEPTHSTPLTPNHLLTQKSRVILPPPGSFSREDVYARKRWRRVQHLANEFWCRWKKEFLCQLQSRQKWTKPHRNMRIGDVVIIKDDNTPRNVWPLGRIVELYQSKDDYIRKVRVMVGDRKLDNVGKRSNPVTYLDRPIHKLVLLLPSEDQE; encoded by the exons ATGGCAGACTTACCTGAGGACCGTCTTTCCCCAGCTCCACCATTTACTTATGCTGGAGTTGATTGCTTTGGGCCTTGGCTAATAAAGGAAGGACGGAAAGAACTGAAACGCTATGgt ctgatATTCACATGTATGGCATCGAGAGGTATTCACATCGAAGTTCTACACTCCCTCTCCACCGACTCCTTCATCAATGGTCTCAGACGCTTCATTTCTGTCAGAGGCCCTGTAAGACAATTGAGATGTGACAGGGGAACGAACTTTGTGGGTGCTGAGGCGGAGTTCAAACGATGTGCTGAATCCAGTGAGAAACAGGTAAAAGACTTTCTCCTGAAAGAGGGATGCGACTTCATCGCTTTCAAGTTCAATGTACCTGCTTCTAGCCACATGGGCGGAGTGTGGGAGCGGCAGATCCGCTCCATACGTCAGGTCTTAGATGTTCTGCTACACCAGGCAGGCCAACAACTAGATGACGAGTCGTTGAGAACTTTGATGTGTGAGGCGGCTGCCATTGTAAACAGTCGTCCGCTAACCACCGACCTCCTGAATGAACCAACACATTCCACTCCATTGACTCCTAATCATCTGTTGACTCAAAAGTCGAGGGTCATTCTTCCACCCCCTGGTAGTTTCTCTCGAGAAGATGTCTACGCGAGGAAACGATGGCGGAGAGTACAACATTTGGCAAATGAGTTTTGGTGTCGATGGAAGAAGGAGTTTCTTTGTCAGCTTCAGTCGCGACAGAAGTGGACCAAGCCACATCGCAACATGAGAATAGGAGATGTGGTAATTATTAAAGACGATAACACTCCTCGCAATGTTTGGCCTCTTGGAAGAATCGTTGAACTGTATCAATCAAAGGATGACTACATTCGTAAGGTTAGGGTCATGGTAGGAGACAGAAAATTAGACAATGTGGGAAAACGAAGTAACCCAGTGACTTACCTTGATCGTCCCATCCACAAGCTAGTTCTTCTTCTTCCGAGTGAAGACCAGGAATAA
- the LOC121431541 gene encoding uncharacterized protein LOC121431541: protein MAEGVENGRDRMPTEKGLQYKADVTVKTWRDAIRLWRRRANKHRQLIVEDDVNTVMIKESRNQVQEAMDKAISSQEVLADIAPSADLDDGEDLLETIEDEHSSLMRETMKVILRLQGGTISSKSGSRSSRGRVQDWVDRQVSVSPRVQSIVDRGNSAPPVEPTIEMNNPAPPSESPATKIGHLQEPKSSNDDVLANSLKELLSLNRLPLPEPGIFSGNPLDYTAWRRSYDALIEHRGIPMAERFYFLLKYLTGEPKSLVEGYSMIGDGRGYLNAKEALEQRYGNPFVVSNAYRDKLDAWPKVGSRDSFGLRRFGDFLKQCDAASKYVPHLNHLDDERENQNLLRKLPEWLVVKWGRKVVQWRQDWKTFPPFAIFTEFIDEEATVACDPITSLQSLQTSKERKKSTPSRSLQTGTHNHKDGSAEKKYLSCVFCKGQHHISECSSFNSETMQKKRQTIKDNGLCFGCLRKGHMSKRCKKRNTCSVCKGKHPTALHDDEWKEKRRDATNRERSSKETLESNSHASQSDSSQSMKSSMIVPVWLSHESSRKERLVYALLDTQSDTSFILTQTKEAMGIKGVQIHLLLSTMTRTNERIACEKVTGLKVKAYYNSEKVISLPPSYTRDIIPADRHHIPTPDTARSFKHLSRIANMIAPLQDVEIGLLIGYDCAKALAPRAVIHSPDERGPYAVQTDLGWSIVGTVNAGYVESHNDPIGVSHRTTVRMVPEEVQLKGHRSEVIFTHPATTKEEITPLHVVQLLEADFTPDKKQKPYSQNDLKFVKLMEKEIHVSESGHYEMPLPFKEEEVPVLPNNKFVAAKRLNHLKKKFENDATYYDQYLQQMNNLLEKKYAEKVSEPGEPGKLWYIPHHGVQQPKKLRVVFDCSSQFKGECLNSHLLTGPDLTNALAGVLCRFRKEKVAFMCDIKEMFHQFHVNKEYRDYLRFLWWPDGDYRREPTDFRMNVHLFGAASSPGCANFGLKQIATDMADEISQDAAKFIQRDFYVDDGLKAVETEEEAIDLISKTKKICGHGGLHVHKVVSNSRKVLDSVPKEDRAKEVKELNLLLDHLPVEKALGVQWCVESDTFRFRVTFQDKPLTRRGVLSTVMSVYDPLGLLAPLLLPGKIILQDLCRTSAAWDDPLPDLLQDRWNKWKTDILQLERVSIDRCYKPEDFGEVKNVELHHFCDASNLGYGHCTYLRMINGRGEVHCTLVLGKSRVSPIKTVTVPRLELTAAVLSVKMSAFLQAELDLKIDREVFWTDSRVVLGYIKNETRRYHVFVANRVRQIRDESSPNQWRHVSTQDNPADAPSRGLTVDQLEASKWFMGPDFIWESEIPEETEEEATVIPKDPEVKSNTHASVKGVDELELKRFDHLSSWYRAKRAVANCLRLKSYLQKCCQARGDGNDIKKVVMEPLTTEQLLRAEKEIIRLIQRRTFDEAKSSEISKPHNERERRRRCKETSRLCRLDPFIDDDGILRVGGLSY, encoded by the exons ATGGCAGAAGGAGTTGAGAATGGACGGGATAGAATGCCCACTGAGAAGGGTTTGCAGTATAAAGCAGACGTCACAGTCAAGACATGGAGAGATGCCATTCGACTTTGGAGGAGAAGGGCAAATAAGCATCGCCAGCTTATAGTTGAAGACGATGTCAACACTGTGATGATTAAAGAATCCCGTAATCAAGTACAGGAAGCCATGGACAAGGCGATTTCTTCTCAAGAAGTACTTGCAGATATAGCTCCTTCAGCGGAtcttgatgatggtgaagatctACTTGAAACTATTGAAGATGAACATTCTTCTTTAATGAGAGAAACAATGAAAGTAATTCTCCGATTGCAAGGTGGGACGATTTCATCTAAGTCAGGTTCCCGATCATCCAGAGGGAGAGTTCAAGACTGGGTTGATCGTCAAGTGTCAGTTTCCCCTCGAGTTCAGAGTATAGTTGATAGAGGTAACAGTGCCCCTCCAGTGGAACCCACGATTGAGATGAACAACCCTGCTCCACCTTCGGAAAGCCCTGCAACTAAGATTGGTCATCTACAAGAACCAAAGTCCAGCAATGATGATGTTCTCGCCAACAGTTTGAAAGAGTTGCTATCCTTGAATAGACTTCCTCTTCCAGAGCCTGGAATTTTTTCAGGTAACCCTCTTGACTACACGGCATGGAGGCGAAGCTACGACGCATTAATTGAACATCGTGGAATTCCTATGGCAGAGAGGTTCTACTTTCTCTTGAAATACCTGACGGGTGAGCCGAAATCCTTGGTAGAAGGCTACTCTATGATCGGCGATGGCAGAGGTTACCTTAATGCAAAGGAAGCGTTGGAACAGAGATATGGGAATCCATTTGTAGTTTCAAATGCCTACAGAGACAAGCTGGATGCTTGGCCCAAGGTCGGATCAAGAGACTCCTTTGGACTTAGGAGATTCGGAGACTTCCTGAAACAATGTGACGCAGCATCCAAGTATGTTCCGCACCTGAATCATCTTGATGACGAACGGGAAAATCAAAACCTACTGAGGAAACTCCCTGAATGGCTAGTCGTTAAATGGGGAAGGAAGGTTGTTCAGTGGAGACAGGATTGGAAAACCTTTCCACCATTTGCCATCTTTACAGAGTTCATTGACGAAGAGGCAACCGTTGCTTGTGATCCCATCACCTCTCTTCAGTCTCTGCAGACCTcaaaggaaaggaagaagtcAACTCCTTCTCGATCTTTGCAGACTGGAACACACAATCACAAAGATGGCTCTGCTGAGAAGAAATATCTGTCATGTGTCTTTTGCAAGGGTCAACACCATATTAGTGAATGTTCCTCATTCAATTCAGAAACAATGCAGAAGAAAAGACAGACTATTAAGGACAATGGTCTCTGCTTTGGTTGCTTGAGAAAGGGACACATGTCAAAGAGATGcaagaaaagaaatacatgcTCCGTATGTAAAGGAAAGCATCCAACTGCTCTACATGATGATGAGTGGAAAGAGAAGCGACGGGATGCTACTAACAGAGAGAGGAGCAGTAAGGAAACTCTGGAATCAAATTCTCATGCTTCCCAGTCAGATTCCAGTCAGTCTATGAAGTCATCGATGATTGTTCCGGTATGGCTATCACACGAGTCCAGTCGTAAGGAGAGACTAGTGTATGCGCTGTTGGACACGCAATCCGATACGTCCTTCATTCTCACACAAACCAAAGAAGCAATGGGAATCAAAGGCGTACAAATACACTTATTGCTTTCTACAATGACGAGGACAAATGAGAGAATAGCTTGTGAGAAGGTGACTGGATTGAAAGTGAAGGCTTACTACAACTCCGAGAAGGTAATTAGCCTCCCTCCAAGCTATACGAGAGACATTATCCCAGCAGATCGACATCATATTCCTACTCCTGACACAGCAAGATCCTTCAAACACTTGTCTAGGATTGCCAATATGATTGCTCCTCTTCAGGATGTTGAAATTGGACTCTTGATCGGCTACGACTGTGCCAAGGCTCTAGCTCCTCGTGCTGTCATCCACTCTCCTGACGAAAGAGGACCCTATGCAGTCCAGACAGACCTAGGATGGAGCATTGTTGGGACGGTGAACGCAGGTTATGTTGAAAGTCACAATGATCCCATTGGTGTGAGCCATCGTACAACTGTACGGATGGTGCCTGAGGAGGTACAGTTGAAAGGTCATCGCTCAGAAGTGATCTTCACGCATCCAGCTACTACGAAGGAAGAGATCACCCCTCTTCATGTTGTCCAACTTCTCGAAGCTGACTTCACTCCTGATAAGAAGCAGAAACCCTATTCCCAGAATGATTTGAAGTTTGTTAAGCTAATGGAGAAGGAGATTCACGTTTCAGAGAGTGGACACTATGAGATGCCCCTTCCCTTCAAGGAGGAAGAGGTACCTGTACTGCCTAACAACAAGTTTGTTGCTGCCAAACGTTTGAACCACCTGaagaaaaagtttgaaaatgatgCCACCTACTATGACCAATACCTACAACAGATGAACAATCTCCTTGAAAAGAAGTATGCAGAGAAGGTGTCCGAACCAGGTGAACCAGGCAAGCTATGGTATATTCCACATCATGGAGTACAGCAACCAAAGAAACTGAGGGTGGTGTTCGATTGCAGTTCACAGTTCAAAGGAGAGTGTTTGAACTCTCATCTTCTCACTGGCCCTGATTTGACCAATGCACTTGCTGGAGTACTGTGCAGATTCAGAAAAGAGAAGGTAGCCTTCATGTGTGACATCAAAGAAATGTTTCATCAGTTTCATGTCAACAAAGAGTACCGTGACTACCTGCGCTTCCTCTGGTGGCCAGACGGAGACTATCGTCGAGAGCCTACTGACTTCAGAATGAATGTGCACCTCTTTGGAGCTGCCTCTTCGCCCGGGTGCGCAAATTTTGGATTGAAGCAGATAGCAACCGACATGGCAGATGAAATAAGTCAAGATGCAGCCAAGTTCATCCAACGAGACTTTTACGTCGATGATGGGCTTAAGGCAGTAGAAACAGAAGAAGAGGCCATCGATCTGATCTCAAAGACCAAGAAGATATGTGGACATGGTGGTCTTCATGTTCACAAAGTTGTCTCCAACTCAAGGAAAGTGCTAGATTCAGTTCCAAAGGAAGATAGAGCTAAAGAAGTGAAAGAATTGAATCTTCTACTCGATCACCTGCCTGTCGAAAAAGCTTTAGGCGTGCAATGGTGTGTCGAATCTGATACTTTCCGCTTTAGGGTGACCTTCCAAGACAAGCCTTTGACTAGGAGAGGTGTGCTGTCAACCGTGATGTCCGTGTACGACCCTCTTGGATTGTTAGCCCCATTGCTGCTTCCTGGTAAGATAATACTTCAGGATCTATGTAGAACTTCTGCCGCTTGGGACGACCCCCTTCCAGACCTACTTCAAGACAGGTGGAATAAGTGGAAAACAGACATTCTCCAACTCGAAAGGGTCTCCATTGACAGGTGTTACAAGCCGGAAGACTTTGGGGAAGTCAAGAATGTCGAGCTACACCACTTCTGTGATGCGAGCAACCTTGGTTACGGTCATTGTACTTACCTGAGAATGATTAATGGAAGGGGAGAAGTACATTGTACGCTTGTGTTGGGCAAATCCAGAGTGTCACCAATCAAGACAGTCACAGTACCAAGGCTGGAACTGACTGCAGCTGTTCTGTCAGTGAAGATGAGCGCCTTTCTTCAAGCTGAGCTAGACCTCAAAATTGATAGGGAGGTCTTTTGGACTGATAGCCGAGTGGTGCTAGGCTATATTAAGAACGAGACAAGGCGTTATCATGTCTTTGTTGCAAATAGAGTCCGCCAAATTAGAGATGAATCATCACCCAATCAATGGAGGCACGTCAGCACTCAAGATAATCCAGCTGATGCCCCATCAAGAGGACTCACGGTCGATCAGCTTGAAGCATCAAAGTGGTTCATGGGTCCAGACTTCATTTGGGAAAGCGAAATTCCGGAAGAAACTGAGGAAGAAGCTACAGTCATTCCTAAAGATCCTGAAGTGAAAAGCAACACCCATGCCTCAGTAAAAGGGGTAGATGAGCTCGAGTTAAAGCGATTTGATCATCTCTCTAGTTGGTATCGAGCGAAGAGAGCTGTGGCGAATTGCCTCCGTCTCAAATCATACCTACAGAAATGCTGCCAAGCAAGAGGAGATGGGAATGACATCAAGAAAGTTGTGATGGAACCTCTGACTACCGAACAACTTCTTCGTGCAGAGAAGGAAATCATAAGACTGATTCAGAGGAGGACATTTGATGAAGCGAAATCATCAGAGATCAGCAAGCCTCACAACGAAAGAGAAAGAAGGCGTCGTTGCAAGGAGACCAGTCGCTTGTGTCGTCTTGACCCATTTATAGATGATGATGGCATCCTTAGAGTTGGAGGAC TGTCATACTGA